The genome window ACGTACGAGTTTAATTTTTTTGTTGGCAAACTCTATGTGGAGTTCGTCATCAATGCCGTCGTTGTTGGTGCTGTTTTTTACAAACCACTCGTAGTCTCCAGTGTAATAGCGTTCTTGCGAAGGCAAAAACGGATCGATGATTGTCATATTATAGATGCCGTGCTCAAGCAGTGCTCGGATGTCATTGCCGCCGGCAATATAAACAATTTTTTTACCAGTTTTGCTTTCTTTTAAAAGTCTGTCGAGTGTACTTTTGTGCCATTGTCGCCAACCGGTACCAACCAGGTTTTTCCATACAATAGAATTTAATAAGCGCATGAATGGGTGGTGCGTATGATCAAATGCCATGTTGCAGTATGTGTCAAATGTTTCAGGATAAAAGCAGTACTCAAATAACCTGTTTGCAACGGCAAATTGATACTCCTGCTCTACAAACTGATCAGTATGAGCAAATAGAAGTTGCATGAATGTGGCGTATTTGTCGATAACATCGTTATAATGATTGTCTGTTCTAGCAAGTAGTGCTTCTTTGTCATTAATCTGGGGCGAGTTAAAGCCGTATTCATTTAAAAGTTCAGAAAGCATTGCTGGATTGTTTTCTAGCACGCTGTAGAATCTTTTTAGGCTATTTTTTGTGCTTTCGGGAATTGTTGTTTTTTCAATGCCACCTGCATTAATAAGCCCATCAGTTACTTTGCCAAGTTGCTCGCGTAGTGGATGTAGGTGTTGATAGTTACTGACCCACAATGTATTGACTCGGCCAATATAGCTACTATCCAAAGCAGAGCTCATATCGGTAAGATTGCGATCAGAAAAGACTTGCTGATGCTTTATCCATTTATCAAAAATTTCATGGTCTTTTTTTACCTGTTTGGCCTCTATGGATGCGAACATACAAAAAGACAAAAGATACAACGCGAATGCGCTGCAGTATTTTTTGTGCATACTACTCCCTTCTGGTTTTTGCAAACCAGCATACCATGCACAAAAAATTTGACTACTCTTCTTCGTTTTCTGTAGTTTTTTCAGGCTCGTCTTTTTGTTCAAAAACAAGCACTTGGTATACACGACGTGATGTTGCTTGCTGAATTTGAAAACAATACCCTTTGTAGATGACGCGCTCGCCTTTTTTAGGTAGATGCTGAAGCATCTCGGTCATGAAGCCGGCAAGCGTAACAGAATCTTCACTTTCAACTTTGATGTCAAGAAGGTCTTCAACTTTTTCAAGGCTAATGCCGGCGTCAATTATCCAACCGCCTTGGTCGATAGAAATAATCTGTTCGGTGACTTTTTCGTGTTCGTCGGTAATATCGCCCACAATTTCTTCGATGATATCTTCAAGGGTGATCAGTCCCGAGATGTTGCCGTATTCATCGATAATAATACCCATGTGCAGACGGTTTTTCAAAAACTGGCTGAGTGTTTGATTTATTTTTTGTGTTTCAGGAATAAAGATAATTGGGCGTGCAAGTTCTTTTAGGCTTTTTTTCTTGCCTTGATAAAGCAAGTCAAAAATATCTTTTTGGTGAATGATACCAATAATGTTGTCTTCATCGTTGACGTAAATAGGCAAACGAGAAAAGCGTGATTGGTAAAAAATCTCTAAAGCCTTTTCAAGCGTTGTATCGGCGTCAAGTAGCTTCATTTCATTTTTAGGGATGATAATTTCTTTGACTGCCGTTTGTTCAAGGCTAAAAATGTTTTGCAACATTTCAGTTTTTTCTGCCTTCATCAGCCCTTTTTCATCGCTGTAATCGATTAAGAATTCAATTTCTTTTTCAGAGACGATGTCTGTTTTTTCTAAAATGTGTGGACCACTGACCTTAGAGAAAAAGAAGTCTGCAATTTTGAGTAGGATGGTAACAAAAGGGTAGAGCACATGGTACAAAACGTTGATAAGCCAAAGGAACGATGCAAAAAGACGTTCATGATGAGTCTTGGCAAAGCTTTTGGGAATAATTTCACCAAAGACCAAAATCATGACGGTTGCAAAAGCAACACCAACAGCAAGACCCCAGGTGCCAAGCATGCTTTCCATGATCTCTGAAAGCACAACGGATGTCAGGACGTGTGCAAAGTTGTTGGCAATCAAAATGGTAATCAAGATGCGCTGAGGATTTTTTTCCCACGAGACAAAAAGTGTCTTGTACTTTGCAACAGTGGCTTCAAGCTCTTTGAGCTTAAATAGCCGCAAAGCTGTGAATGCTGTTTCTAGAAAAGCGAACAGCGCGGCAAAGCATAGTGACACAAAAAATATAAGAAATTTTGCAAACATAGTCATAATATTTCCTTACTCCTTTATATTAAGTGGAAAATGTTTGCGTAAGCTTTTTTTTGTCAATTTTGCCTGTAGCGTTTAACGGAAGATCTTGTTGAACAATAAATGACCGAGGAATTTTATAAGAAGCAAGGTGGTTAGCACACAAGGCTCTAAGATTTTGCTCCGTAAAGGCAGCGTCAGGTTTGATGGCAACAAATGCAACTGGTACTTGGCCATTAGCCTGATCTGATTTGCCAATGACTGCCGCTTTAAAAACAGCAGGGTGTTTAAGCAAAACGTTTTCGATTTCAGCAGGATAAATGTTGAAACCTTTGTGAATGATAAGGTCCTTGTCTCGTCCCCTGATTGCGATATTACCTTCTTGGTCCAATGATGCAAGGTCGCCGGTGTCAAGCCATCCATCTTGTAAGACTTTTGCTGTTTGTTCTGGAGCTTTATAGTACCCCATCATAATATTTTCACCACGAAGCCAAAATGAACCCACAGTGCCTGGCGGCAAGACATTGCCATCTTTATCACGAATTTGACATTCAATACCAACGAGTGGTTGTCCGACAACATACGTTGGTTGTTCTTGATTGACGTGATGAACAGCAACGACCGGTGATGCTTCGCTCAAACCATAGCCGGCACGAATTTTTCTGCCGTAGACGAGTGCAAAAGCTGCACGGATTTTGTCGGGCAGCATATCTGCCCCTGAAACAAATACCTTGACGCTGTCAAAGTTTGCATTGCGCATCAAGCATAGCAACCCGTACAAGCTTGGTACACCAAAAAATAGCGTTGGTTTATGTTGCTCAAGATTGTCCATAATAAGCTTACGATCAACCTTGCTGACAACGATGACAGCAGACCCAGTCATAATAGGTAGCCACATGCAGGTATTTTGTGCAAACACATGAAAGAGTGGCAGGACGCAGAAAAAACGTTCTTTATCAGTCATCCCCATCAGCACAAAGCGAGCATAACCCTGCATTGCATTGATCATGGCGTTGTCTGAGCTAATCATAACACCTTTTGCGGCGCCGGTAGTGCCAGACGTGTAAAGCAGTGTTGCAAGCTCGTAACCTTTTCCATCACACGCAGGAGTAAAGTTAATCTTTTCAGGAACTGGGGTTTGCCAATCAAAAATTTCAGAGCTGAGTACGAGTGGAAATTTTTTCTCGTTACGTTGTTGACGTAACTCTTGCACCGACTCAACAGTCTTTAAAAGCGAGGGAGAGGCAATAATCGCCTTAGGTGCAGCATCGGTAATAATGTAGTCAAGCTCGTGTTGATGTAAAAAAGTATTGAGTGGAACAATAACCGCATTAAGCTGCCAGACGGCAAAGTAGGCAACATAAAACTCTAAGGCATTTTCATAATACAAAATAACATGATCGCGTGCTTGAATACCGAGGGCTGAAAGTTTGTCGCAGAGTAGGCCTGCTCGAAAGTAAAGTTCTGTGTAGTTTATAGTTTTTTCTGTGGAGATTAAAGCAGTGTTGGTGGGATATTTTTCGTAGGCACAACGTAAGAGCTGGCTGACATGTATGACACTGTTGTTGTCTGAGTATGTTTTTTTTATTTTGTTAAATATTGCTTGTTCTTGTGCGCACGTATTGCGTACGGTGGATTGAGAATTCGAGTAACTTCCCATACGTTGTTTTTTTACTCCTCTTCTTCAACAGCGATAACTTGAACAGGACAAATGTCAGCTGCTTCTCGTACAAGTTCTGCATTCTGTTCAAGGTCGCCGTCATCTTTAACATGAGCAGTGTCTTTAACCTCAAAAACATCTGGGCAAATTTCTTCGCAGGTTCCGCAGCTGATGCATCCGGGTAAGATGGTAACACGTTTAATTTTTTTATCGCTCATGCTGATAGTCTAATTTTTTGTTTCAGATTCTTCTTGTTCATTATCCAGATAATCTTGCTCATACTTTGAAAGTTCTTCAAAGATGTCAACGCCATCACAGCCAGATCCACAAGCTCCTGCTCCGCATCCATCACCGGTACCACAACCTTTGCAGTCACCACACATGGATGTGTCAGCCGTCGCCTGTTGCATAGAAACTCTGCCTGGTGCGTCTTCAAAGTCTTCCTCTAGGTCATCAAAGTCATGGCTGAAATCTTCTGCTTCTTGGTCAAGAACCATGGATTCAAGAATTGCAAGGACTTCTTCAGCGTTGTTTTCTAGTAATGCTTCCTTAATATCACTTGATGCGATGAGTAAATTTTCACGTGAGCTTTGCGCTTCATCAATAAGACTCTTCTTAAATTCTTCGGTGTCTTGTAGTTCAAGTTGATCTGGATCTTCGATCATCATGGACAAGACTTCTTTAGCCTGCTCAGGGTCTTTAGCTTCAAGTTCTTTAACCTGACGAAGTGCGTTGAATTGTTCATTAAGAAAGTCAATGTCGTCACTTGTTTCTTCAAAGAGTTTTTGTGCTTGGCCTGAGACAATGTCGTTGACGCGCTCTAAAACTTCACGATCTTTTTCTTCAAGGCGAGTGTCTTGCAATTTCTGTTCAATGACAGCTAGAAGGTCTTTAAAAATACCTGAACACTCATTTTGAGATTTTTTTTGCATATCCAAAAGAAATGACGTTTGTTCGATGAGCTGATCAAGTCTTGCCACAGTTACACCTTCCAAATAAGAATTATTTTTTTTCTAAATTTTTACGATACTCTTTATTGTAGCGTTTTTTTTAAATATTGCGAATGGTTCATGTCTTTTTTGAGTATGCGCTGCTCATATTTAATTTTGCAAGTGTTTGGTGTACTGCTTGCTGGCAGACATCATCGGGGGCCAGACTGCCGTCAATGACGACTACTTCGGTGCGATCAGCAAAAAGCTGGTCAAATCCATTTGATACTTTTTCCCAAAACTCTCTTTTTTCTTGCTCAAATGAGGTGAGCTTTAAATTTCTTTGAGTAATTCTTTTTATGGCTGTTTCAATGTCTATTTTTACATAGAGTACCAAGTCGGGCTTGCGTTCGTTCATTGCCCACGTATTAATGGTAGCAATGATTTGGCAATCAAGGCCTCGTCCAAAGCCTTGGTAAGCGAGTGACGAGTCTGAAAGACGATCAGAAATAACAACGGTGCCTTGCTCAAGAGCTGGCATTACTTCTTCGTGAAAATGTTGCGCTCGGTCTGCTGCAAAAAGTAAAAATTCTGCCTTGTCGCAAACAAGATCTTTTTGGGTGTGAACAATTTCGCGAATTTCTTTGCCCAGCTTACTACCTCCAGGCTCCTTGGTTACAAGCGTTGTAATGCCTTGCTGCTCAAGTGCTTGGGCAAGCTTTGTTGAAAGTGTTGTTTTACCACTACCATCAATGCCTTC of Campylobacterota bacterium contains these proteins:
- a CDS encoding HlyC/CorC family transporter, with the protein product MTMFAKFLIFFVSLCFAALFAFLETAFTALRLFKLKELEATVAKYKTLFVSWEKNPQRILITILIANNFAHVLTSVVLSEIMESMLGTWGLAVGVAFATVMILVFGEIIPKSFAKTHHERLFASFLWLINVLYHVLYPFVTILLKIADFFFSKVSGPHILEKTDIVSEKEIEFLIDYSDEKGLMKAEKTEMLQNIFSLEQTAVKEIIIPKNEMKLLDADTTLEKALEIFYQSRFSRLPIYVNDEDNIIGIIHQKDIFDLLYQGKKKSLKELARPIIFIPETQKINQTLSQFLKNRLHMGIIIDEYGNISGLITLEDIIEEIVGDITDEHEKVTEQIISIDQGGWIIDAGISLEKVEDLLDIKVESEDSVTLAGFMTEMLQHLPKKGERVIYKGYCFQIQQATSRRVYQVLVFEQKDEPEKTTENEEE
- a CDS encoding AMP-binding protein, coding for MGSYSNSQSTVRNTCAQEQAIFNKIKKTYSDNNSVIHVSQLLRCAYEKYPTNTALISTEKTINYTELYFRAGLLCDKLSALGIQARDHVILYYENALEFYVAYFAVWQLNAVIVPLNTFLHQHELDYIITDAAPKAIIASPSLLKTVESVQELRQQRNEKKFPLVLSSEIFDWQTPVPEKINFTPACDGKGYELATLLYTSGTTGAAKGVMISSDNAMINAMQGYARFVLMGMTDKERFFCVLPLFHVFAQNTCMWLPIMTGSAVIVVSKVDRKLIMDNLEQHKPTLFFGVPSLYGLLCLMRNANFDSVKVFVSGADMLPDKIRAAFALVYGRKIRAGYGLSEASPVVAVHHVNQEQPTYVVGQPLVGIECQIRDKDGNVLPPGTVGSFWLRGENIMMGYYKAPEQTAKVLQDGWLDTGDLASLDQEGNIAIRGRDKDLIIHKGFNIYPAEIENVLLKHPAVFKAAVIGKSDQANGQVPVAFVAIKPDAAFTEQNLRALCANHLASYKIPRSFIVQQDLPLNATGKIDKKKLTQTFST
- a CDS encoding ferredoxin; this translates as MSDKKIKRVTILPGCISCGTCEEICPDVFEVKDTAHVKDDGDLEQNAELVREAADICPVQVIAVEEEE
- the tmk gene encoding dTMP kinase, with the translated sequence MFSVKRSITTLSLAVLTLSGANALYANQKTELEPIMEKKGFLIAIEGIDGSGKTTLSTKLAQALEQQGITTLVTKEPGGSKLGKEIREIVHTQKDLVCDKAEFLLFAADRAQHFHEEVMPALEQGTVVISDRLSDSSLAYQGFGRGLDCQIIATINTWAMNERKPDLVLYVKIDIETAIKRITQRNLKLTSFEQEKREFWEKVSNGFDQLFADRTEVVVIDGSLAPDDVCQQAVHQTLAKLNMSSAYSKKT